The Toxorhynchites rutilus septentrionalis strain SRP chromosome 1, ASM2978413v1, whole genome shotgun sequence genome contains the following window.
GGTGGGTCATGCGGATGGATGGAGATCCAATAATCAAGATGGAAAGAAGTGATACTTTTCATATAATAACTCAATACATAAAGTATTGAAATTACAGAAAATTCAGTTATTGACTTCTAAACTTCTCTAAACTTTGTTGCTATCACATGAACGGAATTATAGATGGAGCAGAGGGTAGAGTTGCGAgcgtagtgtgcgtgatagcatgCATTGCCTACTTTTTACATCGTGACGTCAATATTTGTGTTCATATTCAGTTGTCTTGTACATCCATGTAAAATTGCTGACAGGTCAATATGAGCAATAGCAAATTGTCATTGTATTGATGATGATAGGATCACGGCATTCGAAACTAGAAAATGAAATACCcttgaaatctatatatatatatatatatatccaatcgacatgaaaattggtatgtaggggtttttgtaGCGGACCGGGTTTCCAAAGACAACCCGGAATTTACGGCCAGCTCGAAGAAGGCTAAGAAGTTTGCTTTCCCACCCGTCCtctcttaacactcctatactcgcgcattggtctgtcagaccgagaaatcaataatccgttcatttctcagaaaatatcaacactacgactttgcgattctctctagcttcgttattcgtcgttcgtcatcgtttagcgtatcgcatgtgttggtacaaaggggacgtgtgtcactttttaacactttcggtctgacacaccgacgcgagtataggtgtaacttttttggacaagtgccttttttcatattctagaatattgttgaatgaaatgtataaattaatgttagtggcgtggaatatttctTAAATATATATGATCATATATAATCATAATAATCATTAAtgtataagatcattaccggactattcttatttgaatgCAGTCTCTTttataactggattgaacggatccatatattaactattcgtcgttagattcatacgtttgaaagcaaaatataaatgtttgactttcgtatagttattcgctaaataacttgtgaaattatttcacaagtgtgaatatgtatgaccattatacaTATTcacacttgtgaaataatttcacttgtggaagaattgtaaacagtgaactatgAGCTAATCGGtgacttatggtaatttttaacagtcacagtttcggggatatttttttataatgacaagaaaaagaaaacgaagttctagaaatccttttatatcatctttttatgccccatctaaaaaaagcattcattcttagtttaccaagaaaacagagacaaagaatattagaaatatgcaaatttcatattccagaaccaTTATCATCTAGTAATTATCTACAAGGtggttatacattcttctcttcgataaaagacccgaaaaacatgcaacaactgcatgaaatgtaaaaaaatatgtttgtttcaagCATGCAGTTatactatgttctgattcttactccaatgaaaccacaatcgatttatacgtttttatgttattttatagctctttatacttccatgaattatattcagttgcttacttttaattaataacagtgaaaaattcgaatttcgttatttgtgttagagtatcaaaaattactctattttgaggaggctgaattagatgactattaaaacataataaagacgaagaaaacatatgttttggagCTTTTTCagtcaatcataccctcttcttcaaataaatgccaaaagcctgaaaaatacacaatggcaacattacagagaagttcaattttcgcgagtaaacgtgttatgattttgcacgcgagtacaggagggttaagcttaagcgccacctcttTCGAGGACCAATCGCCGCGTTCGAATGCTCATCTAGAGGCCAGACATGCAGGCCTAAATTGTGTCCTTTTGTAAGGATCGGGGGATGATCGAGCTGTACCAATTCCAGCAAGTGAAGACTGATGGAACCCGCACACCCGCAGAAACACCAGAGGAAACGTCAAACGCCTGAGAATCACTCCAAATATGACGGAAAACCTCTACAGGgtttacaaatgaagcatacatttctgcataattcaagaactaatcaagcaaacggaaccaaatttggcatgtgaaggttctagggggcaggaaatatttctaaggtggttcaacactcctcccacctttctaagaAGGAGGgaggggggctgtcatagaagtgaaacacgaacttctgcataactcgagaactaatcaaccacaatttggaatgtgagggtttttgggtatgagtaatgtttctatgatggtattccttcctctggaatggagaagggatcccatgaaaatattacacatatttcaaccaaaaatattccaatcaaacatgacaattgaaaattttcggaaaactctgaaggagaaAGGAAGGAAtggaaattcggaaaaataaattcccatatgttctataattacataatggcaagcgttgctagtccatttgacgtttgcgctaacgaaatatctttatcttcttctatcctCTATCttccaataaaaatggatcgccaaatgtgtagataagagcaaaactcgaggaaggaattgtccgttttagggctgtctttattctatcatattttctgtatcgaacatttattcaatgtcacggagaaacatgctatttgcaattggttgaaaaatcttgaacgagaattgtgtctgaaaataatctgatattataatgatgagtttaggtacaagtactaggaattttataataaaaggtaaattcaacgaggtgAATTAGAAGATtaattaatgaacagttctgcgattggacccatgaacttgcgcttaataaaaaaaaaacgtgaatgtttgaaggtattgataacaaaaacaaatattgggcaggacgaagtttaccgggtcagctagtagcttatgaacaaaaaatgtcaatttatttcaaaaagTGGTTGTCCGGACTTTTTAGTCCTTCTAGTACAAATAGTATTCAAGAGCTATTCAGCGCTTATTTCACTTATTTCAAACATACCTAAAATTTTATTGCAATACGCCTACAGATATTCAGACACAACGAATGCCATTATTCCTACTCATGCTGTCCGCTTTCCAGTGCCCTCGTGACGCTTCTGATGCATCACGAGGGCATATCTCGTTTGGTAGGCTTTCTCACATTGGTCGCAGGCAAACGTCTTCGCGTTCTGGTCCGAGTGCTTCACCAGCATGTGCCGTTTGAGGCCATCCTTCTGGCGGAAGGCATATCCGCAGCAGGGACACAGGAACGGTTTTTCGTTCGTGTGACGACGCATGTGGAACGTCAGCGACTTCTGCTGGGTGAAGCCTTGATCGCACACCGCACACACGAACGGTTTCAGGTTCTGATGAATCAGAAGATGCTGCTTCAGTGAGCCGTTCTGGGTGAAACCCTGGAAGTGTGGAAGCCGGAATTAATAACATGCGAGAGATACGAAACGTGGGAAGCCACCATACCTTATTACAAAGGGGACACACAAACGGCTTATTTCCGTCGTGCGAAAGAAGATGTCGATTGAGATTTGTTTTAGTAGAAAAAGGTTTGTTGCATTTAACGCAAATAAATTTTCCACTGGAGCTCAAAATAGATTCTTTGAGAGTAGACATAGATGTTTGTCGCTCTCCCGAGCTTGTTTCATATTTGTATTCCTGATTAGATTTATCATCTGCGCTGACGCAAGCTTTTTCGATTTCCTCCTCTTGATCAGATGTGTTACCATCGTCGATACTTTGTGTTGGATCTTGCATTTCTTCGTAATTTGGAATACTAATGTAAAAAACTTGATCTGTTTCTTCCACCTCCATTGGATCTTCACCAGAGTCATCTTGCTGCTCTGCATCAGCATCTTCCATCGACGGTTCATCCTGCGGCAAGATATTGGCATCATATTCCACCTCAACAACCTCAAATATGTCCTTTTCCGGCTTGACTGTTGGTTTTTCCTGTATCACAGCAACAGCTCTAAACTTCTCCGGTTCGTGTTCCTGTTCTTGCTCCTGCTCTTGCTCTGGCACATTCTCCGGTTCATCTTCCTGTTCAACAGAGTGCGTTTCTTTATCCGCGGTAGCAACTTCCGTTCCAACCCCAGTGTCATCTGACTTCGATTCCGTTTCCTGTGGCTGCGTGTCATCTGTCTCATTTGCAGCCTCTGCAAGCTCATCATCGTCACCGTCGATATCGTCGGAACCAACCAACGTTAGACTAAATTGATTGTTAACACTGGCTATAAATTGTTTCAACTGCCGATCGGAAAACTCGCTTTTCTTCTTGAACTCGAACGCTATTTTCATCCGCTCAACGCAGGTGTCGCAGATCTTTCCAGGCAGGCCATCCTTTTCCGCAACCTGAAATTCGCGCGCGCAaattaattgttgaaaaaaaacaaacaaatctaCGCAAAAGTAGTAGCAAGCCAGGCGGCAACAGAAGCTACTACATCCTCCACACATTTGCTAGGCAACATTACCTCAATTGAAGTGCAGTAGTGGAACTTCGATGCGTACTGATAGATTGTCTGCGATGCATTCGATTTGCAGCAGACGCGACACACGTCGATGTCGATTCTTATGCTCATTGTGGATACAGTTTATGATTTATACTTATTGAAGACTTTCTAAAACAGATATTTAGAGCTTCGAATCAGTAGAAGCGGACATCTTGTACTGCCTTATTATTTATTATCGTGTTTTGCTAACAGATTTAATGTTGTCAACATTCTATTGCATGCAAGATGTCGTGCAAGTTAATAGTTGGTAAACAAATGCCGGTCAAAATAAGAATGTCAATCAATGTTAGCAATGTGTAGAATGAGGTCTAACAGCAATGGCAAGCATTTATGACGCAGTACTTCCGCAATGTGAACCAACAATCAATCATGTAAATTCAACATTGAGGTAGAAGTGCACTTACGAAATCCTTGGTAGAAGAAGCTACCAAACATTAGTAGTTTGTACATATTACACATCGTATGTAAAATGAATTTGATATGCAATATATATCCAACGATTGTTACATTTTACTATTGGTAACTTTAACGATTGTCATTCACCGTCACCGATAGCAACAATACATGAAgataaattattttgaataatttattttataatcttTAAATTACTTATGCAACGCGTACACCCAAAACATATTCCTACAGGCTTGCTTTTGTCCTGAACGGTATACTACAGTATTCACACACAAACGATCGATCGGTGTGAACGAGAAATTGGACCACCGTCGTTCATTTGCCTGAGAAGCAGCGCCGACAGAGCGTACACTCGTAAACCCTTGCATTGATGTTCTGGTGATATTCAACAGGACTTTAAATCGAAATCCTGCGGCAATCCTCATCCAAATGCATGTGCAAATGATCCACTCGATGTATTTTAAGATAGAATCCATCCGCACAAATTGGACAATTGTACGGCCGCTCGTCCGGATGAACCTGCCAGTAGCGTTAGAGAATCCTCACTATCGAAAACATTGTCATAATCATAGCACTTGCAACAGTTCTTGTAGTTCATGCACGTTCATGCTTCAGAAAGGGCCTATTTCGAagacgataatataaatttagacgataaataaagcattttcattaaaaacatAATTATCCGGTATATATTAGACAGAATGTATTAAGTGAATCATTACGTGTTATACTATTCATCATGTTTCAATCGCGATGGCGAACGTTTCTTGAGAGTACTTCTCTAAAATCAATCAGCGCAGCGAcataatcttatattttaataGTGTTCCTATCGCGGCGTTTGAATCGATAAGGTAATCATCCGATTTAAGCCttttgtctttattttgttctattcgtctctgcccataGATCAATGTTACGGATGGAAAAATAGTTAAagttttggaaaatcttgaaggaaaatgggaaaattagtaaaaattaattcccatgtgttctacaatgacatcgTGATAGACGTTTTTAGTCCagttgaaattttcattgaaaaattgagCTTTGTGttgtttcaaaaatcttgaacaagaatttcCAGCGAACACTAAATCATATGAATGGCCATAATTGGAGATACATACATACATTCAAGACACATTttgatgatatatgatgcatataagTGGCATTTACACGCAAATATGGTGGCGATACACGTATATGCATATAAAATAGCACATACGGCCGTATATAGCGATATACGACGATTTTTACAGTGATATGCGATCTGACCCGACAAAACTTCTtcctatcttcttcttcttaaatggcactaacgttcctagaggaacatcgccgtctcaacatagtattacttgcgGCATTTTTGCTATtactttgttgagatttctatgccaaataacacgccttggaggcattctgagtggcaagttctagaatacgcgtgactacagtgcaagtcggagaaaatttttttgacgaaaaattcccccgaccagaacgggaaacgaacccgaactcccagcatgctaggtttgacgctaaccaaataatgtttttgcattttatacgatttcggaTACACACGATGcatcctttgattgatattttatacgattgtaatttgatactaatttatatgcgacctagcatgtgcaaaatttatacgatttaatgttagATAGGATGTTTCTATGTTGTTTATCTACGTATTGTATTATATTTCTAATAACCACGATTGAAGTTTAGGGATATCATATTTGAAATTATGCaaatttgaccaaattttatctgtcaaaaagagtcaaatatttggcttcggtcaaatagtgtatgagcaccctaagtcggctcagcaacgacacGATGAACGCAATTTTACAACCAACATCGTGacggcagctcgaaaattttatcGAATGATAGTATGTAATCTAAATACAGATTAATTTAtataagcattttcaaacacatttacaagaaataaaaagttagtaataaatataataaatataatactttgtagtaaataaaggtgtatttttgacgtaggactacgtctttcatttctataccggggtgtaaaatcaaagtttcgaaaacgaaagcgttacgccggagaccgagattttgagctcctaaacaactgaacgaaatggtatgataaacacttcattcgaaagataaaatgtctacgcgttctatacttgttactttctgatcctaaaacttgtttcaatagtcttaaaattgctttcaaacaggctattgaaatcaccaatcggtatataagcgagcgccgctcggaaatccactcagttcaaattgaacagcgattggtgcatgttgtcgctgttgtgg
Protein-coding sequences here:
- the LOC129775440 gene encoding histone-lysine N-methyltransferase PRDM9-like; protein product: MSIRIDIDVCRVCCKSNASQTIYQYASKFHYCTSIEVAEKDGLPGKICDTCVERMKIAFEFKKKSEFSDRQLKQFIASVNNQFSLTLVGSDDIDGDDDELAEAANETDDTQPQETESKSDDTGVGTEVATADKETHSVEQEDEPENVPEQEQEQEQEHEPEKFRAVAVIQEKPTVKPEKDIFEVVEVEYDANILPQDEPSMEDADAEQQDDSGEDPMEVEETDQVFYISIPNYEEMQDPTQSIDDGNTSDQEEEIEKACVSADDKSNQEYKYETSSGERQTSMSTLKESILSSSGKFICVKCNKPFSTKTNLNRHLLSHDGNKPFVCPLCNKGFTQNGSLKQHLLIHQNLKPFVCAVCDQGFTQQKSLTFHMRRHTNEKPFLCPCCGYAFRQKDGLKRHMLVKHSDQNAKTFACDQCEKAYQTRYALVMHQKRHEGTGKRTA